One Brassica oleracea var. oleracea cultivar TO1000 chromosome C7, BOL, whole genome shotgun sequence genomic window carries:
- the LOC106304314 gene encoding proline-rich receptor-like protein kinase PERK4: MASSPESSPPSNSSSSPSPPSNSSSTSSTPPSPPSPTQGDSSSPPPDSSSPPAPQAPSPPSSSNNSPPSPASQGGGGNGGGNQSPPSRGSPPSRGGDNSGSRSSPSGNNGGSRSDNSPSGGSGGGGGGGGNNTNTAIIIGVLVGAGLLMIVLIIVCLRRKKKRKDSFYPESMKGNQYQYYGNNNNNNNNSSQNYPNWHLNSQGQNQQPPNSWGGGGPSLPPPQQMPTSGDASSLYSGPARRVLPPPPPTLALGFNKSTFTYQELAAVTGGFADSNLLGQGGFGYVHKGVLSSGKEVAVKSLKSGSGQGEREFQAEVDIISRVHHRYLVSLVGYCIADAQRMLVYEFVPNNTLEYHLHGKNLPVMDFSTRMRIALGAGKGLAYLHEDCHPRIIHRDIKSANILLDFNFDAMVADFGLAKLTSDNYTHVSTRVMGTFGYLAPEYASSGKLTEKSDVFSYGVMLLELITGKRPVDSSGTMDDTLVDWARPIMARALEDGNFNELADARLEGNYNPQEMARMVTCAAASIRHSGRKRPKMSQIVRALEGEMSLDTLNESVKPGNSKVYGTSGTSTDYSQTSYNADMKKFRHVALSSQEFQSSEAEGSCSTDSRETKSPAAPK; the protein is encoded by the exons ATGGCTTCTTCCCCTGAATCATCTCCTCCGTCAAATTCAAGCTCTTCTCCATCTCCACCGTCTAATTCAAGTTCAACATCCTCCACTCCACCGTCTCCTCCTTCTCCTACTCAAGGAGACTCATCATCTCCACCTCCTGATTCCAGCTCGCCACCAGCTCCACAAGCTCCTTCTCCTCCCAGTTCTAGCAATAACTCTCCTCCTTCTCCAGCATCACAAGGCGGTGGAGGAAATGGCGGCGGAAATCAGTCTCCACCGTCACGTGGCTCCCCTCCTTCTAGGGGTGGAGATAATAGTGGCAGCAGATCGTCACCGTCTGGAAACAATGGGGGATCTCGCTCGGATAATTCTCCTTCTGGTGGAAGTGGTGGAGGAGGCGGAGGAGGAGGAAATAATACGAATACGGCGATCATAATAGGTGTACTAGTTGGAGCTGGACTACTGATGATCGTGCTTATTATTGTGTGTCTTAGACGCAAAAAGAAGAGAAAAGATTCCTTCTACCCTGAATCCATGAAAG GAAATCAATATCAATACTATGGAAACAACAACAACAACAACAACAATTCTTCACAGAATTACCCAAATTGGCATCTAAATTCACAAGGCCAAAACCAACAACCTCCTAATAGTTGGGGGGGCGGTGGACCATCACTGCCTCCTCCTCAGCAGATGCCTACAAGTGGAGATGCTTCCTCCTTGTACTCGGGACCAGCACGCCGGGTTTTACCTCCTCCTCCGCCTACTCTAGCCCTTGGATTCAACAAAAGCACTTTTACTTACCAAGAGCTCGCAGCTGTAACAGGAGGTTTTGCGGATTCTAACCTTTTGGGACAGGGAGGTTTCGGCTATGTCCATAAAGGGGTGTTATCTAGTGGTAAAGAAGTCGCAGTTAAGAGCTTAAAATCGGGTAGCGGTCAAGGAGAAAGAGAGTTTCAAGCTGAGGTTGATATCATTAGTCGTGTGCATCATCGATATCTTGTTTCTTTGGTTGGCTACTGCATAGCTGATGCACAAAGAATGTTGGTTTATGAATTTGTTCCTAATAATACTTTGGAGTATCATCTTCATG GGAAGAATCTTCCAGTAATGGATTTCTCCACCAGGATGCGCATCGCCTTAGGTGCTGGGAAAGGACTTGCTTACCTTCATGAAGACT GTCATCCTCGGATCATTCACCGTGACATCAAGTCTGCAAACATTCTCCTGGACTTTAACTTTGATGCAATG GTGGCTGATTTCGGATTAGCTAAGTTAACTTCTGATAACTATACTCATGTATCTACTCGTGTGATGGGAACTTTCGG ATATCTAGCTCCAGAGTATGCTTCAAGCGGTAAATTAACAGAGAAATCAGATGTTTTCTCGTACGGTGTCATGTTACTGGAACTAATCACTGGAAAACGACCGGTTGATAGTAGCGGCACCATGGATGACACTTTAGTGGATTGG GCTCGTCCTATCATGGCTCGTGCACTAGAAGATGGAAACTTTAATGAGCTTGCCGATGCAAGGCTTGAAGGCAACTACAACCCTCAAGAAATGGCTCGAATGGTTACTTGTGCTGCTGCTAGTATTCGCCATTCTGGACGTAAACGCCCAAAGATGAGCCAG ATTGTAAGAGCATTAGAAGGAGAAATGTCACTAGATACTCTAAATGAAAGTGTGAAGCCTGGAAATAGCAAAGTTTACGGGACATCAGGAACAAGCACGGATTATAGTCAGACATCATACAATGCAGACATGAAGAAATTCAGACATGTAGCTTTGTCGAGCCAAGAGTTCCAAAGCAGTGAAGCTGAAGGATCATGTAGCACTGATTCCCGAGAGACTAAAAGTCCGGCTGCTCCTAAATGA